A section of the Elusimicrobiota bacterium genome encodes:
- a CDS encoding DUF1015 domain-containing protein: MSEIKSFSGIRFEGHNISRFICPPYDVISDKRKAKLKKLSPFNMVRLELPDPHGKRNKYLNSAHLFSLWQKKGILKKDILPALYFYEQKFVDHGRKMVRRGFFGALRLENPFKGSVKPHEKTLSKPKEDRLKMLRAAKANLSPIFGLFHNNSREIVKLSEKLAKTKENSISKDFESTIHRLWKITDPKVINLVKSVLKKNKIFIADGHHRYETAWNYLNEQIKKKARGRNNAFENVLIYLCPMEDKGLSIWPTHRVVVPPKDLEQRINNYFRVFSKEKFERLSRKSPQPLLIYKDGKFRTLVAKNMSILDKAMKGKCRAYKNLGVSILHSVLLTDVLPENITYVKDEKEACRLAKEKKCAAVMVPATPVESIKEIALAGQTMPQKSTYFFPKVASGQVIHSVSGVE, from the coding sequence GTGTCTGAAATAAAATCTTTTAGCGGTATTCGATTTGAGGGGCATAATATTTCAAGATTTATTTGTCCGCCCTATGACGTTATTTCTGATAAACGGAAAGCAAAGCTTAAAAAATTATCGCCGTTTAATATGGTAAGATTGGAGCTTCCTGATCCGCATGGAAAAAGGAATAAGTATTTAAATTCGGCGCATCTTTTTTCTTTATGGCAAAAGAAAGGAATACTGAAAAAAGATATTTTGCCCGCATTATATTTTTATGAGCAAAAATTTGTTGATCACGGCAGGAAAATGGTAAGGCGCGGATTTTTCGGGGCATTGAGGCTAGAAAATCCTTTTAAGGGAAGTGTTAAGCCTCATGAAAAAACTTTATCTAAACCGAAAGAAGACCGTCTTAAAATGTTAAGAGCGGCAAAGGCAAATCTAAGTCCGATTTTCGGTCTTTTTCATAATAATTCAAGGGAGATAGTTAAATTAAGCGAAAAGCTTGCGAAAACAAAAGAAAATTCAATTTCTAAAGATTTTGAGAGCACTATTCACCGGTTGTGGAAAATTACGGACCCTAAAGTGATAAATCTGGTGAAAAGCGTTTTAAAGAAAAACAAAATATTTATTGCTGACGGCCATCATAGATATGAAACAGCATGGAATTATCTAAACGAGCAAATTAAAAAGAAAGCCAGAGGCAGGAATAATGCATTCGAAAATGTTTTGATTTATCTTTGCCCTATGGAGGATAAAGGGCTTTCAATATGGCCGACTCACAGGGTTGTTGTTCCGCCGAAAGATTTAGAGCAAAGGATAAATAACTATTTCAGAGTTTTCTCAAAAGAAAAGTTTGAGAGGCTTTCTAGAAAATCTCCGCAGCCTTTGCTGATTTATAAAGACGGGAAATTCAGGACGCTGGTTGCAAAAAATATGAGCATTCTTGACAAGGCAATGAAAGGAAAATGCAGGGCATATAAAAATCTTGGAGTAAGCATACTGCATTCGGTTCTATTGACTGACGTATTGCCGGAAAATATTACATATGTAAAAGATGAAAAAGAAGCCTGCCGGCTTGCAAAAGAGAAAAAATGTGCTGCAGTAATGGTCCCGGCGACTCCGGTAGAATCTATAAAAGAAATCGCCCTTGCGGGACAGACGATGCCGCAGAAATCTACATATTTTTTCCCAAAGGTTGCTTCCGGGCAAGTTATACAT
- a CDS encoding peptidoglycan DD-metalloendopeptidase family protein: protein MVIFKHFKLVLFLTVLLSCFLGCKKAQETSPYVLKKIVLNEGDTLIKTLETTALPLRERNEIVKNLKKLFNPRYSKPGDYYEISVGTSSNPPWTSFFYYTQGQEVYSLAKSTEGIIETSKIIRPLKKVIFKAKGSIQKSLWESMTEQKIEPDLILDFADIFAWQIDFLTEPRAGDTFKIVYEKNILDDGTVLSKQILGARYNLSRKEYTAILFVHPNGKKGYYSPDGRSMISAFLKAPLQYRRISSYFTKSRYHPILKYYRPHLGVDYSAPEGTPVSSIGEGAVTLAEWKGDNGNLVSIKHPNGYSSFYGHLSRYGKGIRKGARVSQGQIVGYVGTTGLSTGPHLDFRVKKDFSFINYLKVRIPPATKIKGNEKESFTKIKKNIFRQFAELNYR, encoded by the coding sequence ATGGTTATATTTAAACATTTTAAACTTGTATTATTTCTTACGGTTTTGCTTTCCTGTTTCCTTGGCTGCAAAAAAGCACAAGAAACTTCGCCCTATGTTCTAAAAAAAATAGTTCTAAATGAAGGCGATACTTTAATAAAAACATTAGAAACTACTGCCTTGCCTTTACGGGAAAGAAATGAAATCGTAAAGAATTTAAAAAAGCTTTTTAATCCAAGATACTCCAAACCCGGGGATTACTACGAAATATCCGTAGGCACATCATCAAATCCTCCTTGGACTTCCTTTTTTTATTACACGCAAGGACAAGAAGTTTATTCGTTAGCAAAATCAACCGAAGGAATTATTGAGACATCAAAGATAATCCGTCCCCTAAAAAAAGTTATCTTTAAAGCGAAAGGTTCAATACAAAAATCTTTATGGGAATCTATGACGGAACAAAAAATAGAACCGGATTTGATTTTGGATTTCGCAGATATTTTTGCATGGCAGATAGATTTTCTTACCGAGCCGAGAGCCGGAGACACGTTTAAAATTGTGTACGAAAAAAATATTCTTGATGACGGAACTGTTTTAAGCAAACAAATACTTGGAGCCAGATATAATTTATCCCGGAAGGAATATACGGCAATACTTTTTGTTCACCCAAACGGAAAAAAAGGATATTATTCGCCGGATGGCAGATCAATGATAAGCGCTTTCCTTAAGGCTCCTCTCCAGTACAGGCGAATCAGTTCATATTTCACGAAAAGCAGATATCATCCGATTCTAAAATATTATAGGCCGCATCTTGGAGTAGACTATTCCGCACCGGAAGGGACACCGGTTTCATCCATAGGTGAAGGCGCTGTAACGCTTGCCGAATGGAAAGGGGATAACGGGAATCTTGTAAGCATTAAACACCCCAACGGATATTCTTCATTCTACGGGCATTTGTCAAGATACGGAAAAGGAATAAGAAAAGGAGCAAGGGTTTCGCAAGGCCAAATTGTGGGATATGTCGGTACGACAGGACTTTCTACCGGGCCTCACCTTGACTTCAGAGTTAAGAAAGATTTTTCATTTATAAACTATCTGAAAGTAAGAATCCCCCCGGCAACAAAAATTAAAGGGAATGAAAAAGAAAGTTTTACCAAAATAAAGAAAAATATTTTCAGGCAGTTTGCGGAACTAAACTACAGGTAA